In Blastopirellula sp. J2-11, a single genomic region encodes these proteins:
- a CDS encoding DUF2239 family protein yields MQATARTACTAFEGFRLIGSGELAAISPAIYRALQKADHAPIQIFDDASAHQVEVDFRGDLADVLDRLETAAQWAIEDAPPAPTNENASVSPPRGRGRPKLGVVAREVTLLPRHWDWLDTQPGGASASLRRLVEEAKRISGPADRIRRSQEVAYRFMSMMAGDMEGFEEASRALFAAEETRFDEMSAAWPADVRNYAKRLAEAAFGSDLAPNT; encoded by the coding sequence ATGCAAGCGACGGCAAGAACTGCGTGCACCGCATTTGAGGGCTTCCGGCTGATCGGTTCGGGTGAGTTGGCCGCCATCTCACCGGCGATCTATCGGGCGCTTCAAAAGGCGGATCATGCGCCGATTCAGATTTTCGACGACGCATCGGCGCATCAGGTGGAAGTTGACTTTCGGGGAGACCTGGCCGACGTGTTGGATCGACTGGAAACGGCGGCTCAATGGGCGATCGAAGATGCGCCGCCTGCGCCCACCAACGAGAATGCGTCCGTTTCGCCGCCGCGCGGTCGTGGTCGCCCCAAGCTGGGAGTGGTCGCTCGCGAAGTGACGCTGTTGCCGCGACATTGGGACTGGCTCGATACCCAACCCGGCGGCGCGTCAGCATCTTTGCGTCGGCTGGTCGAAGAAGCGAAGCGGATCAGCGGCCCCGCCGATCGAATTCGCCGCTCCCAAGAGGTCGCCTATCGCTTTATGTCGATGATGGCTGGCGATATGGAGGGATTTGAAGAAGCGTCGCGTGCGTTATTCGCGGCGGAAGAAACGCGATTTGACGAGATGTCAGCGGCTTGGCCGGCGGATGTTCGCAACTACGCCAAACGCCTGGCCGAAGCGGCGTTTGGCTCGGATCTTGCGCCCAACACTTAG
- a CDS encoding DUF1559 domain-containing protein, which yields MRAIRFPMHATGLSISWFEFTKGELLTYQFTSRRTGRTAFTLVELLVVIAIIGVLIALLLPAVQQAREAARRMSCSNNLKQMGLALHNHHDTYGHLPNSRRDAYPNWIVDTLKFLEQNNLSDQWDRTKNYYHADNKTARETSVEQLYCPSRRGPMLSEPESLQNAEVTYAVGMVGDYAANVGTGTNDYANDVNFTGLFQLFGASGGKGEPQGLAFRDVTDGTSNTFLVGEKHVDIKQFGVGGLEFTDGGAYNGDGFNSMRFAGPSKTLARSPTETASNIFGSYHPGICQFVFVDGSVQSIPVTIDSTTLGYLAARNDGEVINTNW from the coding sequence ATGCGTGCAATCCGCTTCCCCATGCATGCGACCGGATTGTCCATTTCTTGGTTTGAATTTACGAAGGGCGAACTCTTGACGTACCAATTTACTTCTCGCCGCACAGGGCGAACTGCTTTCACCTTGGTGGAGCTTCTGGTGGTGATCGCGATCATCGGCGTGCTGATCGCTTTGTTGTTACCGGCGGTTCAGCAGGCGCGTGAAGCCGCGCGTCGGATGAGTTGCAGCAACAATCTAAAACAGATGGGGCTGGCGCTGCACAATCACCACGATACCTACGGGCACTTGCCCAATAGTCGACGCGACGCCTACCCCAACTGGATCGTCGACACGCTGAAATTCCTCGAACAGAACAATTTGTCGGATCAATGGGACCGCACCAAAAACTACTACCACGCTGATAACAAAACTGCCCGAGAAACTTCGGTCGAACAGTTATATTGCCCGTCACGTCGCGGGCCCATGTTGAGCGAGCCAGAGTCGTTGCAAAACGCCGAGGTAACCTACGCGGTTGGCATGGTCGGCGATTATGCCGCCAACGTTGGCACCGGCACGAATGACTATGCGAATGACGTAAACTTCACGGGCTTGTTCCAACTCTTCGGGGCCAGCGGCGGCAAAGGAGAACCGCAAGGTCTGGCGTTCCGAGACGTCACCGACGGCACGAGCAACACGTTTCTCGTCGGCGAAAAACATGTCGACATCAAACAGTTTGGAGTCGGAGGACTCGAATTTACCGACGGTGGAGCTTACAACGGTGACGGCTTCAACTCGATGCGTTTCGCTGGCCCCAGCAAAACGTTGGCCCGTTCTCCCACCGAGACGGCTTCGAACATTTTCGGGAGCTACCATCCCGGCATTTGCCAGTTCGTATTCGTGGACGGCAGCGTTCAGTCGATCCCAGTGACGATCGACTCCACAACTCTGGGCTATCTGGCGGCACGTAACGACGGCGAAGTCATCAACACCAATTGGTAG
- a CDS encoding DEAD/DEAH box helicase → MSITSFRELQLSEAIQEALATENYHTPTPIQGQAIPHLLEGSDLIGCAQTGTGKTAAFALPILNQLDLGRTRADSCAPQVLVLSPTRELATQIAQSFNVYGRNVKFRLTTIFGGVGQNPQVRALKRGVHVAIATPGRLLDLMDQGYVDLSQAKTFVLDEADRMLDMGFMPALKTIVSKLPKQRQTIFFTATMPPKVAQLASGLLNNPVRIEVAPESTTAERVEQRLLYVNQGDKRALLEHSLQADGVGRTLVFTKTKHGADRLAKELNASGIRTDAIHGNKTQNKRNRALESFRSGRLQVLVATDVAARGIDVDGVTHVVNFDLPIDPESYVHRIGRTGRAGKEGIALSFCDFSEHGTLRAIERLIRTTITVDADHPFHVEPRSRGSRSGGGPRRSYGKSSGRPGGHGGGRSGGYSQGGGDSSERPKSYGAGRSGGAKRTGGKRPFGAKSKRPE, encoded by the coding sequence TTGAGTATCACTAGTTTCCGCGAATTGCAGCTTAGCGAAGCGATCCAAGAAGCCTTGGCCACCGAGAATTATCACACGCCGACCCCGATTCAAGGCCAAGCGATTCCGCATTTGCTGGAAGGGAGCGACTTGATCGGTTGCGCCCAGACCGGAACCGGCAAAACCGCCGCGTTCGCATTGCCGATTTTGAATCAATTGGATTTAGGCCGCACTCGCGCCGATTCGTGTGCTCCGCAGGTGTTGGTTTTGTCGCCGACCCGCGAGTTGGCGACTCAAATCGCCCAAAGCTTCAACGTCTACGGTCGAAACGTCAAGTTTCGCTTGACCACCATCTTTGGCGGCGTTGGCCAAAATCCGCAGGTTCGTGCTTTGAAACGCGGCGTACATGTCGCGATTGCAACGCCGGGTCGTTTGCTCGACCTGATGGATCAGGGCTATGTCGATCTAAGCCAAGCGAAAACGTTTGTCCTGGATGAGGCGGACCGCATGCTCGATATGGGCTTCATGCCGGCGCTCAAGACGATCGTCTCGAAGTTGCCGAAGCAGCGTCAAACTATTTTCTTCACGGCGACGATGCCGCCGAAGGTGGCGCAGTTGGCTTCCGGTTTGCTGAACAACCCGGTGCGGATCGAAGTCGCGCCCGAATCGACCACGGCCGAACGGGTCGAACAGCGCCTGCTGTATGTCAACCAAGGGGACAAGCGAGCGTTGCTCGAACACTCGCTGCAGGCCGACGGAGTTGGTCGCACGCTCGTCTTCACGAAGACCAAACATGGCGCCGATCGTTTGGCCAAAGAACTGAACGCATCGGGGATTCGCACCGATGCGATTCATGGCAACAAGACGCAGAACAAACGCAATCGCGCCTTGGAAAGCTTTCGTAGCGGTCGCTTGCAAGTGTTGGTCGCTACCGATGTCGCCGCTCGCGGTATCGATGTCGATGGCGTGACGCATGTCGTCAACTTCGATTTGCCGATCGATCCAGAAAGCTACGTCCATCGCATTGGTCGTACCGGGCGCGCTGGCAAAGAAGGGATCGCTCTCTCGTTCTGCGATTTCAGCGAGCATGGCACGTTGCGTGCGATTGAGCGTTTGATTCGCACGACAATTACGGTCGACGCCGATCACCCGTTCCATGTCGAACCTCGTTCGCGCGGTTCGCGCTCAGGCGGCGGTCCTCGTCGTAGCTACGGCAAGTCGTCGGGACGTCCCGGCGGCCACGGTGGTGGTCGTAGCGGCGGATATTCGCAAGGGGGCGGCGATTCAAGCGAACGCCCGAAATCGTACGGTGCAGGTCGCAGCGGCGGAGCCAAACGGACCGGCGGCAAGCGCCCGTTCGGCGCCAAGTCGAAGCGCCCCGAGTAA
- a CDS encoding sulfite exporter TauE/SafE family protein, giving the protein MISPEIQEFLRYAPIGFLVGGYGTLVGAGGGSVLVPILLMMMPDESPAKITAISLAVVFFNAYSGTVAYMRMGRIDYRAGTIFTVAGIPGAILGTMLVRAMPRELFDPIFGTLLVLIGAWLFSNPLGSTSDTDNTNQPIAGTRMLIGSLGSAYIGVVSSLLGIGGGIIHVPFLIRALKMPPHFATATSHFVLTFIALTATITHVCMGEFQGELSTTMYLAVGVMMGAPIGAAVSTKLKGSLIVKMLALALCFVGIRLLVRMF; this is encoded by the coding sequence ATGATCTCTCCTGAAATTCAAGAGTTCCTGCGTTACGCGCCGATCGGCTTTCTGGTCGGCGGCTATGGAACGTTGGTCGGCGCCGGAGGCGGATCGGTGTTGGTGCCGATCTTGCTGATGATGATGCCGGATGAATCTCCCGCCAAGATTACGGCGATCTCGCTGGCGGTCGTCTTCTTCAACGCCTACTCCGGCACGGTCGCCTACATGCGAATGGGGCGCATCGACTATCGCGCCGGCACGATCTTCACCGTCGCAGGCATTCCCGGCGCGATCCTCGGTACAATGCTCGTACGAGCGATGCCGCGGGAATTATTTGACCCGATCTTCGGCACGCTGCTGGTTCTCATCGGCGCTTGGCTATTCTCCAATCCGCTAGGATCAACCAGCGATACGGACAACACGAACCAACCGATCGCTGGGACGCGGATGTTGATCGGCTCGCTCGGCAGCGCCTATATCGGCGTCGTCTCCAGTTTACTGGGGATCGGCGGCGGAATCATTCACGTGCCGTTTTTGATCCGCGCCTTGAAGATGCCCCCTCACTTCGCCACGGCGACCTCTCACTTTGTTCTCACTTTTATCGCATTGACCGCGACGATTACGCACGTCTGCATGGGAGAGTTTCAGGGAGAACTCTCGACCACAATGTATCTGGCGGTTGGCGTCATGATGGGCGCTCCGATCGGTGCGGCCGTTTCGACCAAACTGAAAGGTTCGCTCATCGTGAAAATGCTCGCCCTGGCGCTCTGCTTTGTCGGCATCCGGCTGTTAGTGCGGATGTTCTAA
- a CDS encoding protocatechuate 3,4-dioxygenase, with the protein MNHSTSFSRRRWMAGAFGIACFSTRGLFAEYLMPSPSLTEGPFYPDKMPLDQDNDLILIKDSLTPAVGEITHLTGRVLSSSGEPIRNATVEIWQCDANAVYLHTADSGRKQSQQDKHFQGFGRFETASTGEYRFRTIKPVPYPGRPAGHIHAKVKVGGREVLTTQIFVAGAAGNARDGVYHSAGDLIDRELVTTEFTPLPESKIGELAATFDFVIGRTPDDRDFPSNRRGSR; encoded by the coding sequence ATGAATCATTCGACTTCATTTTCTCGCCGCCGCTGGATGGCGGGCGCATTCGGCATCGCTTGTTTTTCGACCCGCGGGTTGTTCGCCGAATATCTGATGCCTTCTCCCTCGTTGACTGAAGGGCCGTTCTATCCCGATAAGATGCCGCTTGACCAAGATAACGACCTGATTTTGATCAAAGACAGTCTTACGCCGGCGGTAGGCGAGATCACGCATTTGACCGGGCGCGTGTTGTCGAGCAGCGGAGAACCAATTCGCAATGCAACCGTCGAGATCTGGCAGTGCGATGCAAACGCCGTCTATTTACATACCGCCGATAGTGGTCGCAAGCAGAGCCAACAAGACAAGCACTTTCAGGGCTTCGGCCGATTTGAAACCGCTTCGACCGGTGAATATCGCTTTCGCACAATCAAGCCGGTCCCCTATCCAGGGCGTCCTGCCGGGCACATTCACGCAAAGGTGAAAGTGGGGGGGCGTGAAGTGCTGACGACTCAGATCTTTGTGGCCGGAGCGGCAGGAAATGCTCGCGATGGCGTCTACCATAGTGCTGGTGATCTGATCGATCGCGAATTGGTGACGACCGAATTTACGCCGCTCCCCGAATCAAAAATCGGCGAACTGGCGGCTACTTTTGATTTCGTCATCGGGCGTACTCCGGATGATCGAGATTTCCCCTCAAATCGCCGCGGCTCGCGCTAA
- a CDS encoding NUDIX hydrolase, with protein MVDRRYEGVRFAVDRVVHDGRQRDIVRHPGAAVIVPIVGVDQICLIRNYRVSVEETLIELPAGTLEPQEPPEVTAARELTEETGYSAESVELLVQFYPSPGIMDERMFVYVASGLKEGTPAREAGEEIENLVVPISEAIAMIGDGRIKDGKTIAGLLYYERFGRGS; from the coding sequence ATGGTCGATCGTCGCTATGAGGGAGTTCGTTTCGCGGTGGATCGGGTCGTGCATGATGGGCGACAGCGCGATATCGTTCGTCATCCCGGCGCCGCGGTGATAGTGCCGATTGTTGGCGTCGATCAGATTTGTTTGATTCGCAACTATCGGGTTTCGGTCGAAGAAACGCTGATCGAACTTCCGGCCGGTACGCTTGAACCGCAGGAGCCTCCTGAGGTGACCGCTGCCCGCGAATTGACCGAAGAGACCGGCTATTCGGCCGAATCGGTCGAACTGCTGGTCCAGTTCTATCCATCGCCGGGGATCATGGATGAGCGGATGTTTGTCTATGTCGCCAGCGGACTCAAGGAGGGAACTCCCGCGCGTGAAGCAGGGGAAGAGATCGAAAACCTGGTCGTACCGATTTCCGAAGCGATCGCGATGATCGGCGATGGCCGCATCAAGGACGGCAAGACCATCGCAGGCTTGTTGTACTACGAGCGTTTTGGCCGCGGATCCTAA
- a CDS encoding DUF1559 domain-containing protein — MKSSKLSRFRGFTLVELLVVIAIIGVLIALLLPAVQQAREAARRMSCMNNLKQLGLALHNYHDTFGTLPSGYIVRTPNSCGVADQSPANNRLAPWTVLVLPFIEQDALHDQFDFNIDFSGSQNCSDLTSGANATPSKNTLSAYQCPSHPGAGSTNKLHYEGVQGGGAAYRCARNSSKRLFYENGVLYANSKTRLADLIDGTSNVLMLGETNMNDCGWAHSHKGDGSAGVPYTVAAAKDPINIYNGCMKADAECGYDYQSKSFGSFHPGGAMFVLGDASVHFLSETMDTTTYQNLGIRNDALPVGGFSTN, encoded by the coding sequence ATGAAAAGTTCGAAGCTGTCTCGCTTCCGCGGTTTCACCCTAGTGGAACTACTTGTCGTGATCGCAATTATTGGCGTTCTGATCGCCCTGCTGTTGCCTGCCGTCCAGCAAGCTCGCGAAGCGGCCCGCCGTATGAGTTGCATGAATAATTTGAAGCAGCTCGGCTTGGCGCTGCACAACTATCACGACACCTTCGGCACATTGCCGTCAGGCTACATCGTTCGTACGCCCAATAGCTGCGGCGTCGCCGATCAATCGCCCGCGAACAATCGTCTGGCGCCGTGGACCGTGTTGGTTTTGCCGTTTATCGAACAAGATGCGCTGCACGATCAGTTTGATTTCAATATCGACTTCAGCGGATCGCAAAACTGCAGTGATTTGACCTCGGGCGCCAACGCGACGCCGTCAAAAAACACACTTTCCGCCTACCAATGTCCGTCTCATCCCGGCGCCGGCTCGACCAACAAACTGCACTACGAAGGAGTTCAGGGCGGCGGCGCCGCCTATCGCTGCGCTCGCAACAGCAGCAAGCGGCTCTTCTATGAAAACGGCGTTCTCTACGCCAACTCGAAAACCCGACTAGCCGATTTGATCGACGGAACTTCCAACGTCCTGATGCTCGGCGAAACGAACATGAACGACTGCGGCTGGGCACATAGCCACAAAGGAGATGGTTCAGCCGGGGTTCCCTACACCGTCGCGGCGGCCAAAGATCCGATCAACATCTACAACGGCTGCATGAAAGCTGACGCCGAGTGCGGCTACGATTATCAATCGAAATCATTCGGCAGCTTCCACCCCGGCGGCGCGATGTTTGTTCTCGGAGACGCTTCAGTTCATTTCCTCTCGGAGACGATGGACACCACGACGTATCAAAACCTGGGCATTCGCAACGACGCTTTGCCGGTTGGCGGATTCTCGACCAACTAA
- a CDS encoding DUF1559 domain-containing protein has protein sequence MHISSQRSRFRPGFTLVELLVVIAIIGVLIALLLPAVQQAREAARRMSCSNNLKQIGLAMHNHHDTYGALPFSRRDVRQTWLVDIMPFVEQSNLYDQWDLTKLYYDPDNQAARETSVAEYFCPSRRDGKEISQDDVSDDGNYTVKGALADYACNAGTNSPDYASSTSFDGLFWVNGNGADKALGLRDIIDGTSNTLMVGEKHVNQDRFGEKGAGDSGAYNGDHGQSNRYAGSGHSLARTKRDTGGSIFGSYHPGICQFVFADGSVRNVEVTIDTTTLGYLAARNDGKVIDLN, from the coding sequence ATGCATATCTCCTCCCAGCGATCTCGTTTCCGGCCCGGCTTTACCCTGGTCGAGTTGTTAGTCGTGATCGCGATCATCGGTGTTTTGATCGCCCTGCTGCTGCCAGCGGTGCAACAGGCGCGCGAGGCGGCTCGACGCATGAGTTGCTCGAACAATCTGAAGCAGATTGGTCTGGCGATGCACAACCATCACGACACCTACGGCGCGCTTCCCTTCAGCCGTCGCGACGTCCGCCAAACCTGGCTGGTCGACATCATGCCGTTTGTCGAACAGAGCAATCTGTACGATCAGTGGGACCTGACGAAGCTGTACTACGACCCCGACAATCAAGCGGCGCGAGAAACTTCGGTCGCGGAGTACTTTTGCCCTTCACGACGCGATGGTAAGGAAATCAGCCAAGATGATGTGAGTGACGATGGAAATTACACGGTCAAAGGCGCACTAGCGGACTACGCGTGCAATGCCGGAACGAACAGTCCCGATTACGCCAGCAGCACCTCCTTTGACGGCCTCTTCTGGGTCAACGGCAACGGTGCGGACAAAGCTCTTGGACTTCGTGACATCATTGACGGTACAAGCAACACGCTGATGGTCGGTGAAAAACATGTGAACCAAGATCGCTTCGGAGAAAAAGGCGCCGGTGATAGCGGCGCCTACAACGGGGATCATGGTCAATCTAATCGCTACGCAGGCTCGGGCCATTCGCTGGCTCGCACCAAACGCGATACCGGCGGCAGCATCTTCGGCAGCTATCATCCTGGTATTTGCCAATTCGTCTTTGCTGACGGCAGCGTCCGCAACGTCGAAGTGACCATCGACACGACAACGCTCGGTTATCTGGCGGCCCGCAATGACGGCAAAGTGATTGACCTCAACTAG
- a CDS encoding VOC family protein: protein MSSTTVNQGAMVVSCLRYRNAAAAIDWLCDVLGFERHAVYPGEGERIAHAQLTFPGGGMIMLGSVENQSEWGKLVKQPDEINGCETQSVYLITPDADVIYAKAKAAGAEIVIDIRDEDYGGRGFTCRDPEHRIWTIGTYNPWQPPKS from the coding sequence ATGTCATCCACCACCGTTAACCAGGGAGCGATGGTCGTTTCGTGTCTGCGATATCGCAACGCAGCAGCGGCTATCGATTGGCTCTGCGACGTGCTTGGTTTTGAACGACACGCGGTTTATCCCGGCGAAGGAGAAAGGATCGCCCATGCTCAACTCACATTTCCCGGGGGTGGAATGATCATGCTGGGATCTGTCGAAAATCAATCCGAGTGGGGCAAGTTGGTGAAACAGCCCGACGAAATCAACGGCTGCGAAACGCAGAGCGTCTACTTGATCACGCCCGACGCTGACGTGATTTACGCCAAAGCAAAAGCGGCCGGCGCCGAAATCGTGATTGATATCCGAGACGAAGATTACGGCGGTCGCGGTTTCACTTGCCGTGACCCGGAACATCGTATCTGGACGATCGGCACTTACAATCCTTGGCAACCTCCCAAGTCCTAG
- a CDS encoding alpha/beta hydrolase, which translates to MLTNVMSAASLILATIVSTAALGQSPRQLPSGVSMQKDLTYAKIGDRELKLDLYLPKEAQEPLPLVIWVHGGGWMGGSKNGCPARWLVSDGYAVASVEYRLSGEAIFPAQIEDCKAAVRWLRANAGKYGINPDQFGVWGSSAGGHLVSLLGTTSDSGEFNKGEHLDVSSRVQAVCDYYGPTDLLQMDVNAIPGARLKHLDPNSPESKLIGGPILENKAKAAKANPIEYISEMTPPFLIVHGDADPTVAHYQSELLFEALKKAELPVHFHTIEGGGHGKGFGGAEVSDMVNQFFDRTLKSDQAVKHEAVMSHSKASESRSSRSSPMGRERRLTYEQVMARADRNKDGQVTKEEFDGPPRLFPVLDRNQDGLLDREDFK; encoded by the coding sequence ATGCTGACCAACGTGATGAGCGCAGCATCGCTGATTTTGGCGACAATCGTATCAACAGCGGCGCTCGGACAGTCGCCCCGGCAGCTTCCTTCAGGAGTCAGCATGCAAAAGGATTTGACCTACGCCAAGATCGGGGATCGCGAACTGAAGCTCGATCTCTATTTGCCCAAGGAAGCGCAGGAGCCGTTGCCGTTGGTCATCTGGGTTCACGGCGGTGGGTGGATGGGGGGAAGCAAAAATGGTTGTCCTGCGCGGTGGCTGGTATCCGATGGCTATGCCGTCGCGAGCGTCGAATATCGTCTGAGCGGCGAAGCGATTTTTCCGGCTCAGATCGAAGACTGCAAAGCGGCCGTTCGCTGGTTACGAGCCAACGCTGGTAAGTACGGCATCAACCCCGATCAGTTTGGCGTTTGGGGAAGTTCAGCCGGTGGGCATCTGGTGTCTTTGTTGGGGACGACCAGTGATAGCGGGGAGTTTAATAAGGGAGAGCATCTCGACGTTTCGAGCCGAGTCCAGGCCGTTTGCGACTACTATGGCCCGACCGACCTGCTGCAGATGGACGTGAACGCGATTCCTGGAGCGCGTTTGAAGCATCTCGATCCGAACTCGCCTGAGTCGAAGTTGATTGGCGGACCGATTCTCGAAAACAAAGCGAAAGCGGCGAAGGCGAACCCCATCGAGTACATCAGCGAAATGACTCCCCCATTTTTGATCGTGCACGGAGACGCCGATCCGACTGTCGCCCACTATCAGAGTGAGTTGCTCTTTGAGGCGCTGAAGAAAGCGGAGCTGCCGGTTCATTTCCATACCATCGAAGGAGGCGGACATGGAAAAGGATTTGGCGGCGCCGAAGTATCGGATATGGTCAATCAGTTTTTTGACCGTACGCTGAAGAGCGACCAGGCGGTGAAGCACGAGGCCGTTATGTCCCACAGCAAAGCAAGCGAGTCGCGTTCGTCGCGAAGCTCGCCGATGGGGCGTGAACGTCGGCTCACTTACGAGCAAGTGATGGCTCGCGCCGATCGCAATAAAGATGGCCAGGTGACTAAAGAGGAGTTCGACGGACCTCCCCGCCTGTTTCCGGTTTTGGACCGCAATCAGGATGGTCTATTGGACCGAGAGGATTTCAAATAA
- a CDS encoding DUF1207 domain-containing protein — MKSEIGERTTLRCAVYIAAGMIVWLFLDAGSALAQYPEAYQRDLNTLIPGDEYTGPRPTFAISHLETSHQAALPFPDRPIEVSEYELEDYNQPWYDASGDYDDWQVLPTGHIYKAHLADVKESRLAVKIVDLTGDTTILDGNLGGRFGVFRYGNHDPYLPQGVQWDVEGSAHVRLDIPEEVDVRSADFRAGNQLTWSYDRAPNHRTRFGYYHLSSHLGDEFLIKNPGYNRLNYSRDVLILGHSVYLNEKTRIYGQIGWAFYTTVSKPWELSFGFERAPTHATGPWGEPFFAVNGELREEVDWGGSFTLQTGWAWVGDDSGHLLRIGLQYLNGASSQYSFYQQWEQQIGFGIWYDY; from the coding sequence ATGAAATCCGAAATAGGCGAAAGAACGACTCTTCGTTGCGCGGTTTACATCGCTGCAGGGATGATTGTCTGGTTGTTCTTGGACGCCGGCTCTGCGCTGGCTCAGTACCCTGAAGCCTACCAGCGCGACCTCAATACCTTAATCCCCGGCGACGAATATACTGGACCGCGTCCAACCTTTGCTATTTCGCATCTCGAAACGAGTCACCAAGCAGCGTTGCCGTTCCCGGATCGGCCGATCGAAGTTTCGGAATACGAACTCGAAGATTACAACCAACCTTGGTACGACGCTTCAGGCGACTACGACGACTGGCAAGTACTGCCGACAGGTCACATCTACAAAGCGCATCTGGCGGATGTCAAAGAATCTCGCTTAGCGGTGAAAATCGTTGACCTAACCGGCGACACGACCATTCTGGATGGCAATCTCGGCGGTCGCTTTGGCGTCTTTCGTTATGGCAACCATGATCCTTACCTCCCGCAAGGCGTTCAGTGGGACGTCGAAGGATCTGCGCATGTGCGACTTGATATTCCGGAAGAAGTGGACGTTCGCAGCGCCGACTTTCGCGCCGGAAATCAACTGACCTGGAGCTATGACCGAGCCCCCAACCATCGCACGCGATTTGGCTATTACCATCTCAGCTCGCACTTAGGCGACGAATTCCTGATCAAAAACCCAGGCTACAACCGGCTGAACTACTCACGGGACGTACTCATCCTGGGACATTCAGTCTACTTGAACGAGAAGACCCGAATCTACGGCCAAATCGGCTGGGCGTTCTACACGACTGTATCGAAGCCGTGGGAGCTGAGCTTCGGCTTTGAACGAGCGCCGACGCATGCAACCGGACCGTGGGGCGAACCCTTTTTCGCGGTCAATGGAGAACTGCGTGAAGAGGTCGATTGGGGCGGCAGCTTCACCCTGCAAACCGGCTGGGCGTGGGTCGGGGATGACTCGGGCCATCTCCTTCGGATCGGTCTGCAATATCTCAACGGCGCGAGTAGCCAATATTCGTTCTACCAGCAGTGGGAACAGCAAATCGGCTTCGGCATCTGGTACGATTACTAG
- a CDS encoding DUF1559 domain-containing protein has translation MIALHHNRSRTGFTLVELLVVIAIIGVLIALLLPAVQQAREAARRMSCSNNLKQIGLAMHNHHDTFGHLPNGRVDLRQTWLVDILPFAEQQVLFDKWDLTKQYYDSANQLARETPFSAYFCPSRRSPEELSDGDVRDNSSPQVIVNGALADYAANAGTTGSDYWTSSSFDGVFYRLQGDPSSSGSQEGLAFRDITDGLSNTILVGEKHVHIDHFGEKGYGDSGAYDGDHGSSVRKAGSGYSLSRTIRETSGGLFGSYHPGICQFVFGDGSVRNVNVTINTTTLGNMAARNDGKVITFD, from the coding sequence ATGATCGCACTCCATCACAACCGATCTCGAACCGGTTTCACCTTGGTTGAGTTGCTGGTAGTCATTGCGATTATCGGCGTCTTGATTGCATTGTTGCTTCCCGCCGTACAACAAGCGCGAGAAGCGGCGCGGCGCATGAGCTGCTCCAATAATCTGAAGCAGATCGGCCTGGCGATGCACAATCACCACGACACTTTCGGACATCTGCCGAATGGCCGCGTCGACCTTCGTCAAACTTGGCTGGTCGATATCTTGCCGTTTGCGGAGCAGCAAGTTTTGTTCGATAAGTGGGACCTGACGAAACAGTACTATGATTCCGCGAATCAACTGGCTCGCGAAACCCCCTTTTCCGCCTACTTCTGCCCTTCGCGCCGTTCTCCCGAAGAATTGAGCGACGGCGACGTGCGTGACAACTCATCGCCCCAAGTCATTGTCAATGGTGCGCTGGCGGACTACGCCGCGAATGCTGGAACCACCGGCTCGGACTACTGGACCTCAAGTTCATTCGACGGCGTGTTTTATCGCCTGCAAGGAGACCCGTCGAGTTCCGGCAGTCAAGAAGGTCTCGCATTCCGCGACATCACCGATGGCCTCAGCAACACGATCTTGGTCGGCGAGAAGCATGTTCACATCGATCACTTCGGAGAAAAGGGATACGGTGACAGCGGCGCCTATGACGGCGACCACGGCAGTTCCGTTCGCAAGGCCGGCTCAGGGTATTCGCTATCTCGTACGATTCGCGAAACCAGCGGCGGCCTGTTTGGCAGTTACCATCCTGGAATTTGCCAATTTGTTTTTGGCGACGGCAGCGTGCGTAACGTCAACGTCACCATTAACACGACCACGCTTGGCAACATGGCCGCGCGTAATGATGGCAAGGTCATCACATTCGATTAA